The Streptomyces sp. Mut1 genome window below encodes:
- a CDS encoding WhiB family transcriptional regulator: MLQLPHQPLQVAAVPPQRAPAREDQAGPWHSEAVCRRDEAGLFFAPSKEPTAARLSREESAKRVCARCPVMVECREHALMQPEPYGVWGGLTAAERRVALARRRRRDVELKTSGATDRIAG; this comes from the coding sequence GTGCTGCAACTGCCGCATCAGCCCCTGCAGGTCGCCGCCGTCCCCCCGCAGCGGGCCCCCGCTCGGGAGGACCAGGCCGGCCCCTGGCATTCGGAGGCGGTGTGCCGCCGGGATGAAGCCGGGCTGTTCTTCGCCCCGTCGAAGGAGCCGACTGCCGCCCGCCTCTCGCGCGAGGAGTCCGCGAAGCGGGTCTGCGCGCGCTGTCCCGTGATGGTCGAGTGCCGCGAGCACGCCCTGATGCAGCCCGAGCCGTACGGCGTCTGGGGCGGCCTCACCGCCGCCGAGCGCCGTGTCGCGCTCGCCCGGCGCAGGCGGCGCGACGTGGAGCTGAAGACCTCGGGCGCGACCGACCGCATCGCGGGCTGA
- the glpX gene encoding class II fructose-bisphosphatase — translation MSEHHLPSQLEVSPEAPDRNLALELVRVTEAAAMAAGRWVGRGDKIGADGAAVKAMRTLVSTVSMNGIVVIGEGEKDEAPMLFNGERVGDGTGPEVDIAVDPIDGTTLNAKGMPNAIAVLAAADRGAMFDPSAVFYMDKLVTGPEAADFVDINAPVSVNIRRVAKAKSSTPEDVTVVVLDRPRHDGIVKEIRETGARIKFISDGDVAGSIMAAREGTGVDLLMGIGGTPEGIISACAIKCLGGVIQGKLWPKDEAERQRALDAGHDLDRVLSTDDLVSGDNVFFVATGITDGELMRGVRYRAETATTESIVMRSKSGTIRTISSTHRLSKLRAYSAIDFDRAK, via the coding sequence ATGTCCGAGCATCATCTGCCGTCCCAGCTGGAGGTCTCCCCGGAGGCCCCCGACCGCAACCTCGCCCTGGAGCTCGTCCGGGTCACCGAGGCCGCAGCCATGGCCGCCGGGCGCTGGGTCGGCCGCGGGGACAAGATCGGGGCCGACGGCGCCGCCGTGAAGGCCATGCGGACCCTCGTCTCCACCGTGTCCATGAACGGCATCGTGGTCATCGGCGAGGGCGAGAAGGACGAAGCCCCCATGCTGTTCAACGGCGAGCGGGTGGGCGACGGCACCGGGCCCGAGGTGGACATCGCCGTCGACCCGATCGACGGCACGACGCTGAACGCCAAGGGGATGCCCAACGCCATCGCGGTGCTGGCCGCCGCCGACCGGGGCGCGATGTTCGACCCGTCCGCCGTCTTCTACATGGACAAACTGGTCACCGGCCCCGAGGCCGCCGACTTCGTCGACATCAACGCGCCCGTCTCGGTGAACATCCGGCGCGTCGCGAAAGCGAAGAGTTCCACGCCCGAGGACGTCACGGTCGTCGTCCTGGACCGGCCCCGCCACGACGGCATCGTCAAGGAGATCCGGGAGACCGGCGCCCGGATCAAGTTCATCTCCGACGGCGACGTGGCCGGATCGATCATGGCCGCGCGCGAGGGCACCGGCGTCGACCTGCTCATGGGGATCGGCGGCACCCCCGAGGGCATCATCTCGGCCTGCGCCATAAAGTGCCTCGGCGGCGTCATCCAGGGCAAGCTCTGGCCGAAGGACGAGGCGGAGCGGCAGCGCGCCCTGGACGCCGGGCACGACCTGGACCGGGTGCTGTCCACGGACGATCTGGTCAGCGGGGACAACGTGTTCTTCGTGGCGACCGGCATCACGGACGGCGAGCTGATGCGCGGGGTGCGCTACCGCGCGGAGACGGCGACCACCGAGTCCATCGTCATGCGGTCCAAGTCGGGCACCATCCGGACGATCAGCTCCACCCACCGGCTGTCGAAGCTGCGCGCCTACAGCGCCATCGACTTCGACCGCGCGAAGTAG
- a CDS encoding DUF4245 domain-containing protein, with product MASKRGKQTVRDMILSLMAIAVVAGVVYIFIPHDDKADPVKAVDYRVELLTARRAAPYPVAAPSGLPEGWKPTSVTYDQDAGNSWHLGFLDPDGKYVAIEQSTSPAKLYISQVSQKAEDTGRTQEVAGETWQRWEGPKYNALVREEKGATTVVTGSAPAERLAEMAAALRTS from the coding sequence GTGGCAAGCAAGCGAGGCAAGCAGACAGTGCGGGACATGATCCTGTCGTTGATGGCGATCGCCGTCGTGGCAGGTGTCGTCTACATCTTCATTCCGCACGACGACAAGGCCGATCCGGTCAAGGCGGTCGACTACCGCGTCGAACTCCTGACCGCGCGGCGCGCCGCCCCGTACCCGGTGGCGGCCCCCAGCGGCCTGCCCGAGGGCTGGAAGCCCACCTCGGTCACCTACGACCAGGACGCGGGCAACAGCTGGCACCTCGGCTTCCTCGACCCGGACGGCAAGTACGTCGCGATCGAGCAGTCCACGTCCCCGGCGAAGCTGTACATCAGCCAGGTCAGCCAGAAGGCCGAGGACACCGGCCGCACGCAGGAGGTGGCGGGAGAGACCTGGCAGCGCTGGGAGGGCCCGAAGTACAACGCGCTGGTGCGCGAGGAGAAGGGCGCGACGACGGTCGTGACCGGCTCGGCCCCGGCGGAGCGGCTGGCGGAGATGGCGGCGGCGCTCAGGACGTCCTGA
- a CDS encoding DUF1707 SHOCT-like domain-containing protein: MDLDKQPQQPTAPAVTEGIRASDADRDRIADILREAMAEGRLTADEHADRVDSVYRAKTVGELEPLVRDLPAAGGAPRPASGTPYAYGPEPATGPADNLVAIFSSSTRKGRWRVGGRTNAFSLFGSVEIDLTEALFGQRLTVINATSVFGSVEIRVPENISLRGSGTGIFGSFEVRTLESADPEAPVVVVNGYSVFGSVEAKPKRGKFIADLQDRLRKHLGH, translated from the coding sequence GTGGACCTCGACAAGCAGCCCCAGCAGCCCACCGCGCCGGCGGTAACCGAAGGCATCCGTGCTTCCGACGCGGACCGCGACCGGATCGCGGACATTCTGCGGGAAGCGATGGCCGAGGGCCGGCTGACCGCCGACGAGCACGCGGACCGGGTCGATTCCGTCTACCGCGCCAAGACGGTCGGCGAACTCGAACCGCTCGTACGGGACCTGCCGGCCGCCGGTGGTGCGCCCAGGCCCGCCTCCGGCACCCCGTACGCCTACGGTCCCGAGCCGGCCACCGGCCCCGCCGACAATCTGGTGGCGATCTTCAGCAGCTCGACCCGCAAGGGCCGTTGGCGGGTCGGCGGACGTACGAACGCCTTCTCGTTGTTCGGCAGTGTGGAAATCGATCTGACCGAGGCGCTTTTCGGCCAGCGTCTCACCGTGATCAACGCGACCTCCGTCTTCGGGAGCGTGGAGATCAGGGTGCCCGAGAACATCTCGCTGCGCGGCAGCGGTACGGGCATTTTCGGCAGTTTCGAAGTGCGCACGCTGGAATCGGCCGATCCCGAAGCGCCCGTGGTGGTCGTCAACGGATATTCCGTGTTCGGCAGCGTCGAGGCGAAGCCCAAGCGCGGCAAGTTCATCGCGGATCTCCAGGACCGGCTGCGTAAACACCTCGGCCACTGA
- a CDS encoding LuxR C-terminal-related transcriptional regulator, whose translation MKDDHSSPPACDCRESAPDGTGGPGRPPEQPCERALASYRRALVAGSLPREEVAGCLSALHLMVADRRSPGSMIPVPPETASYAALAPLREAVLERRRALRATRTTLAAFESLYADVYRLEQPELTRLSGEAVISKALEAGVAGCREEIRTAQPGGGRPEQALRVALERDLGNLRRGIRQRTVYQHTVRSDRATLAYIEQVGAAGAEIRTLAEVVDRVIVVDLDLAFVPFSDEPHEALCVRHPALVRFLARGFDEAWARAVPVRPERAPLRTPVVTSDLQRAILQAVVNGETDAAIARRIGMSRRSVAEHMRKVSDQLGSTSRAQLGYLVATSGLLDG comes from the coding sequence GTGAAGGACGATCATTCCAGCCCACCGGCATGCGATTGCCGCGAATCGGCGCCGGACGGCACCGGGGGGCCGGGACGCCCGCCGGAGCAGCCGTGCGAGCGGGCGCTCGCCTCCTACCGGCGCGCGCTGGTGGCGGGCAGCCTGCCGCGCGAGGAGGTGGCCGGCTGCCTGAGCGCCCTTCACCTGATGGTCGCGGACCGCCGGTCACCGGGCTCGATGATTCCGGTACCGCCGGAGACCGCCTCGTACGCCGCGCTCGCCCCGCTCCGGGAGGCCGTTCTCGAACGGCGCCGCGCCCTGCGCGCCACCCGCACCACGCTCGCCGCCTTCGAGTCCCTGTACGCGGACGTGTACCGGCTCGAACAGCCCGAACTCACCCGGCTCTCCGGGGAGGCGGTCATCAGCAAGGCGCTGGAGGCGGGGGTGGCCGGCTGCCGGGAGGAGATCCGCACCGCGCAGCCCGGCGGCGGACGGCCGGAACAGGCCCTGAGGGTGGCGCTGGAGCGGGACCTGGGCAACCTGCGGCGCGGTATCCGCCAGCGGACCGTCTACCAGCACACCGTCCGCTCCGACCGGGCGACCCTCGCCTACATCGAGCAGGTCGGCGCGGCCGGGGCGGAGATCAGGACGCTCGCCGAGGTCGTCGACCGGGTGATCGTGGTCGACCTGGACCTCGCCTTCGTGCCCTTCTCCGACGAGCCGCACGAGGCGCTGTGCGTCCGGCATCCGGCGCTGGTGCGCTTCCTGGCCCGCGGCTTCGACGAGGCATGGGCCCGCGCGGTGCCCGTACGGCCCGAGCGGGCGCCGCTGCGTACCCCGGTCGTCACCTCCGACCTGCAACGGGCCATCCTCCAGGCCGTGGTGAACGGCGAGACGGACGCCGCGATAGCGCGCCGGATCGGGATGAGCCGGCGCAGCGTCGCCGAGCACATGCGCAAGGTCTCCGACCAGCTGGGCAGCACCAGCCGTGCCCAGCTCGGCTATCTGGTGGCCACGTCGGGGCTGCTCGACGGCTGA
- a CDS encoding fumarate hydratase, producing MAVMPEFAYSDLLPLGEDTTPYRLVTAEGVSTFEADGRTFLKVEPEALRTLAAEAMHDISHYLRPAHLAQLRRIVDDPEASSNDKFVALDLLKNANIAAAGVLPMCQDTGTAIVMGKRGQNVLTGGGDEEALSHGIFDAYTKLNLRYSQMAPLNMWEEKNTGSNLPAQIELYATDGGAYKFLFMAKGGGSANKSFLFQETKAVLNEASMMKFLEEKIRSLGTAACPPYHLAIVVGGTSAEFALKTAKYASAHYLDELPAEGSPTGHGFRDKELEEKVFELTQKIGIGAQFGGKYFCHDVRVVRLPRHGASLPVAIAVSCSADRQATAKITADGVFLEQLEKDPARFLPDTTDEHLDSEGDVVRIDLNRPMDEILAELTKYPVKTRLSLTGPLVVARDIAHAKIKERLDAGEEMPQYLKDHPVYYAGPAKTPEGYASGSFGPTTAGRMDSYVAQFQAAGGSKVMLAKGNRSKQVTDACDAHGGFYLGSIGGPAARLAQDCIKKVEVVEYEELGMEAVWRIEVEDFPAFVVVDDKGNDFFTEPAPAPTFTSIPVRGPGLG from the coding sequence ATGGCCGTAATGCCAGAGTTTGCGTACTCCGATCTGCTCCCTCTGGGAGAGGACACCACGCCCTACCGTCTGGTCACCGCCGAGGGTGTGTCCACCTTCGAGGCCGACGGGCGTACGTTCCTCAAGGTCGAGCCGGAGGCGCTGCGCACCCTGGCCGCCGAGGCCATGCACGACATCTCGCACTACCTGCGGCCCGCGCACCTGGCGCAGCTGCGCCGGATCGTGGACGACCCGGAGGCCTCGTCCAACGACAAGTTCGTCGCGCTCGACCTCCTGAAGAACGCGAACATCGCCGCCGCGGGTGTCCTGCCGATGTGCCAGGACACCGGTACGGCCATCGTCATGGGCAAGCGCGGGCAGAACGTGCTGACCGGGGGCGGTGACGAGGAGGCCCTGTCGCACGGCATCTTCGACGCGTACACCAAGCTCAACCTGCGCTACTCGCAGATGGCCCCGCTGAACATGTGGGAGGAGAAGAACACCGGCTCCAACCTCCCGGCCCAGATCGAGCTGTACGCGACCGACGGCGGCGCGTACAAGTTCCTCTTCATGGCCAAGGGCGGCGGCTCGGCCAACAAGTCGTTCCTGTTCCAGGAGACCAAGGCGGTCCTCAACGAGGCCTCCATGATGAAGTTCCTGGAGGAGAAGATCCGTTCGCTGGGGACCGCGGCCTGCCCGCCGTACCACCTGGCGATCGTCGTCGGCGGTACGTCCGCCGAGTTCGCGCTGAAGACCGCGAAGTACGCCTCCGCGCACTACCTGGACGAGCTGCCCGCCGAGGGCTCCCCCACCGGGCACGGCTTCCGGGACAAGGAGCTGGAGGAGAAGGTCTTCGAGCTGACGCAGAAGATCGGCATCGGGGCGCAGTTCGGCGGCAAGTACTTCTGCCACGACGTGCGGGTGGTGCGCCTGCCCCGGCACGGCGCCTCGCTGCCCGTCGCCATCGCCGTGTCCTGCTCGGCGGACCGCCAGGCCACCGCGAAGATCACCGCCGACGGCGTCTTCCTGGAGCAGCTGGAGAAGGACCCGGCCCGCTTCCTGCCGGACACCACCGACGAGCACCTCGACAGCGAGGGCGACGTCGTGCGCATCGACCTGAACCGGCCGATGGACGAGATCCTCGCCGAGCTGACCAAGTACCCGGTCAAGACCCGGCTCTCGCTGACCGGGCCGCTGGTCGTGGCGCGCGACATCGCCCACGCCAAGATCAAGGAACGCCTGGACGCGGGCGAGGAGATGCCGCAGTACCTGAAGGACCACCCGGTGTACTACGCGGGCCCGGCGAAGACCCCCGAGGGCTACGCCTCCGGCTCCTTCGGCCCGACCACGGCCGGCCGCATGGACAGCTATGTCGCGCAGTTCCAGGCGGCGGGCGGCTCCAAGGTGATGCTCGCCAAGGGCAACCGCTCCAAGCAGGTCACCGACGCGTGCGACGCGCACGGCGGCTTCTACCTGGGCTCGATCGGCGGCCCGGCGGCCCGGCTCGCGCAGGACTGCATCAAGAAGGTCGAGGTCGTCGAGTACGAGGAGCTCGGCATGGAGGCGGTCTGGCGGATCGAGGTGGAGGACTTCCCCGCGTTCGTCGTCGTGGACGACAAGGGCAACGACTTCTTCACCGAGCCCGCCCCGGCCCCGACGTTCACCAGCATCCCGGTGCGGGGCCCCGGCCTGGGCTGA
- a CDS encoding MFS transporter: protein MAGCSVSSYGTFLNMVALNLFVYETTGRALAMGLFMAVRLGAGFLAGPAAGGLLTRFTAKRVMLWTNIAQAAVMLPLIFAPDGWRTPALFAVSVVVGSCGTLFMVALRSSVPEMVGEERRSWANSLTVTGRSLAMVAGFASAGVVVSLVGYTAAFVVDLGTFAVCALTVALLPVAGGGKGRADATPGSAGKPARRSPVAFAALAAVPGLGLMVGLRGVDALGSSSHNAALPVHSAALDASHPALFVSAFWCLWAAGNIVAQQVIQQYTRRTGRSVGASGFGYGTCVMSGAFILAFAGFPLAATALIAVVAGAADGLTEVSYTSHLQTLPAGPRAHAFGLSATVENLGFGAGMILVAAALEHFSPLAVVGWSHGAALAVAVVFLLRMAARRAPRPGPTQP from the coding sequence GTGGCCGGTTGCTCGGTCTCCTCGTACGGCACGTTCCTCAATATGGTGGCGCTCAATCTCTTCGTCTACGAAACGACGGGGCGGGCGCTCGCCATGGGGCTGTTCATGGCGGTCCGGCTGGGTGCCGGTTTTCTCGCCGGTCCGGCCGCGGGCGGTCTGCTCACGCGTTTCACCGCGAAACGCGTGATGCTCTGGACGAATATCGCGCAGGCGGCCGTGATGCTGCCGTTGATTTTCGCGCCGGACGGATGGCGTACGCCTGCGCTGTTCGCCGTGTCCGTGGTGGTCGGGTCCTGCGGGACGCTGTTCATGGTGGCCCTGCGCAGCTCCGTTCCGGAGATGGTGGGCGAGGAGCGGCGGTCCTGGGCGAACTCGCTGACGGTCACCGGGCGTTCGTTGGCGATGGTGGCCGGCTTCGCCTCGGCGGGGGTGGTCGTCTCGCTCGTCGGGTACACCGCCGCGTTCGTGGTCGACCTGGGCACCTTCGCGGTCTGCGCGCTGACGGTGGCCCTGCTGCCGGTCGCGGGCGGCGGGAAGGGCCGGGCGGACGCGACGCCCGGAAGTGCGGGAAAGCCGGCGCGGCGGTCGCCCGTCGCGTTCGCCGCCCTGGCCGCCGTGCCGGGTCTCGGCCTGATGGTGGGGCTGCGCGGGGTGGACGCGCTCGGCTCCTCGTCCCACAACGCGGCGCTGCCCGTGCACTCCGCCGCGCTCGACGCCTCGCACCCCGCCCTGTTCGTCAGCGCGTTCTGGTGCCTGTGGGCGGCCGGCAACATCGTGGCCCAGCAGGTGATCCAGCAGTACACCCGTCGCACCGGCCGCTCGGTGGGCGCTTCCGGCTTCGGCTACGGCACCTGTGTCATGTCCGGGGCCTTCATCCTGGCGTTCGCCGGCTTCCCCCTGGCAGCCACCGCCCTGATCGCCGTCGTCGCGGGCGCCGCCGACGGGCTGACCGAGGTCTCGTACACCTCGCACCTCCAGACCCTGCCGGCCGGGCCGCGCGCCCACGCCTTCGGGCTGTCCGCGACGGTGGAGAACCTCGGTTTCGGGGCCGGGATGATCCTCGTCGCGGCCGCCCTCGAACACTTCAGCCCGCTGGCGGTCGTCGGCTGGTCGCACGGCGCGGCCCTGGCCGTCGCGGTGGTGTTCCTGCTCCGCATGGCCGCGAGGCGCGCCCCGCGCCCCGGCCCGACGCAGCCGTGA
- a CDS encoding M18 family aminopeptidase has protein sequence MTPVLHRSHADDLLTFIRSSPSPYHAVASAAQRLEKAGFRELRGTDDWTGTTGGSFVVQGGALIAWYAPESLPAHTPFRIIGTHTDSPNLRIKPTPDTGSAGWRQVAVEIYGGVPLNTWLDRDLGISGRLALRAPGGRTDSRLVQIDEPLLRVPQLAIHLDRTVNDGLALDRQRHIAPIWSLGAADEGALLRRVAAAAEAEPDEVLGWDLMLHDVQPPGYLGAEREFVVSSRLDNLVSVHAGVTALAAVATAAGTPAYIPVLAAFDHEEVGSGSDTGAQSPLLERVLSRSVTARGGSSEDWSRALASAYCVSADMAHAVHPNYAERHDPGHQPLPNGGPTVKVNVNQRYATDSAGIALFAAACERAGAPWQPFVSNNAMPCGTSIGPLTAARLGVPTVDVGVPGLSMHSARELCGAEDPGHLAAILTAFAASG, from the coding sequence ATGACGCCGGTCCTCCACCGCAGCCATGCCGACGACCTGCTCACCTTCATCAGGTCCAGCCCCTCCCCGTACCACGCCGTGGCGAGCGCCGCCCAGCGGCTGGAGAAGGCGGGCTTTCGTGAACTGCGCGGAACCGACGACTGGACGGGCACCACGGGCGGCAGCTTCGTCGTCCAAGGAGGCGCGCTGATCGCCTGGTACGCCCCCGAGTCCCTGCCCGCGCACACACCGTTCCGGATCATCGGCACCCACACCGACTCACCGAACCTGCGGATCAAGCCCACCCCCGACACGGGGTCGGCCGGCTGGCGGCAGGTCGCGGTGGAGATCTACGGCGGGGTCCCGCTCAACACCTGGCTGGACCGGGATCTGGGCATCTCGGGCCGGCTCGCGCTGCGCGCCCCCGGCGGGCGGACCGACTCCCGGCTGGTGCAGATCGACGAGCCCCTCCTGCGGGTGCCGCAGCTGGCGATCCACCTGGACCGCACCGTCAACGACGGGCTGGCCCTGGACCGGCAGCGGCACATCGCCCCGATCTGGTCGCTCGGCGCGGCCGACGAGGGGGCGCTGCTGCGCCGGGTCGCGGCGGCCGCCGAGGCCGAGCCGGACGAGGTGCTGGGCTGGGACCTGATGCTGCACGACGTGCAGCCGCCCGGATATCTCGGTGCGGAGCGGGAGTTCGTGGTGTCCTCGCGGCTGGACAACCTGGTGTCGGTGCACGCCGGGGTCACCGCGCTGGCGGCGGTGGCGACGGCGGCCGGCACGCCCGCGTACATCCCGGTGCTGGCCGCCTTCGACCACGAGGAGGTCGGCAGCGGCTCGGACACCGGGGCGCAGAGCCCCCTCCTGGAGCGGGTGCTGAGCCGTTCGGTGACCGCGCGGGGCGGCAGCTCCGAGGACTGGTCGCGGGCGCTGGCCAGCGCGTACTGCGTCTCGGCCGACATGGCGCACGCCGTCCACCCCAACTACGCGGAGCGCCACGACCCGGGCCACCAGCCGCTGCCCAACGGCGGCCCCACGGTCAAGGTCAACGTCAACCAGCGCTACGCCACCGACTCGGCCGGCATCGCGCTGTTCGCCGCCGCCTGCGAGCGGGCGGGGGCGCCGTGGCAGCCGTTCGTCTCCAACAACGCGATGCCGTGCGGCACGTCCATCGGCCCGCTCACCGCGGCCCGGCTGGGTGTGCCGACCGTCGACGTGGGCGTGCCGGGGCTCTCGATGCACTCCGCGCGCGAGCTGTGCGGGGCCGAGGACCCGGGTCACCTGGCGGCGATCCTGACGGCGTTCGCGGCCTCGGGCTGA
- a CDS encoding ricin-type beta-trefoil lectin domain protein — MRRTRHRLRCTVAAAAAMAAAFGGMTAAAGTATAAPSGTTSTASTPLSPELEAIRAAEATQLYGDPAERPLADRKTGLISLGDSEISGEGVGTYEAGTNGPDNWCHRSPDSAIHRTGIPADVTYNVSCSGAYTGNIVIGGSKQYADELVQSDNLAVKARNTRIKMIVLVAGANDDLQFGPVMTDCVTRWVLLQGACESKYDGGWQARVDGLVPKVEKTVRDLKTVMSGAGYTDSDYKLVVMGYPSPIGPDFYDNPNFPGKLPGGCAGYDSDAAWGRNTAVPAFERGMREAAADTGAVYLDNSRLFHGHEVCSESTWARGLYIDLSHFPPDSNSVRQSFHPNAAGHGAFASCLTQIYNSGLREASCADPASTGQPVLQPAAWDDLFTPLRGEATAACLDAPASVTRNNTGVTGWECHGGRNQGWWYDSATKNLRTELSHDRCLDVPGADYKAGAALILYNCSGAANQQFVHQSGTLSPAAATGLCATLAGAHDPLRLQPCDGSANQRFA; from the coding sequence ATGAGGCGCACCAGGCACAGACTCCGCTGTACCGTCGCGGCCGCCGCGGCCATGGCGGCGGCGTTCGGCGGCATGACCGCGGCGGCGGGAACGGCCACCGCCGCCCCGTCCGGTACCACCAGTACCGCATCCACCCCCCTGTCACCCGAACTGGAGGCCATCCGCGCCGCGGAGGCCACCCAGCTGTACGGCGACCCGGCCGAGCGCCCGCTCGCCGACCGCAAGACGGGGCTCATCTCGCTCGGCGACAGCGAGATATCCGGCGAGGGCGTCGGCACGTACGAGGCCGGCACCAACGGCCCCGACAACTGGTGCCACCGCTCACCCGACTCCGCGATCCACCGCACGGGGATCCCGGCCGACGTCACGTACAACGTCTCGTGCTCCGGCGCGTACACCGGAAACATCGTCATCGGCGGCTCCAAGCAGTACGCCGACGAGCTGGTGCAGAGCGACAACCTCGCCGTCAAGGCGCGCAACACCCGCATCAAGATGATCGTGCTGGTCGCGGGTGCCAACGACGACCTCCAGTTCGGGCCCGTCATGACGGACTGTGTCACCCGCTGGGTCCTCCTCCAGGGCGCCTGCGAGTCCAAGTACGACGGGGGCTGGCAGGCCCGCGTCGACGGGCTCGTCCCCAAGGTCGAGAAGACCGTGCGCGACCTGAAGACCGTGATGAGCGGCGCCGGCTACACCGACAGCGACTACAAACTCGTCGTCATGGGCTACCCGAGCCCCATCGGCCCGGACTTCTACGACAACCCGAACTTCCCCGGCAAGCTTCCCGGCGGCTGTGCCGGATACGACTCCGACGCCGCCTGGGGCCGCAACACCGCCGTTCCCGCCTTCGAGCGCGGCATGCGCGAGGCGGCCGCCGACACCGGGGCCGTCTACCTCGACAACTCGCGCCTCTTCCACGGCCACGAGGTGTGCAGCGAGTCCACCTGGGCCCGCGGTCTCTACATCGACCTGTCGCACTTCCCGCCGGACTCCAACTCCGTCCGCCAGTCCTTCCACCCGAACGCGGCCGGCCACGGAGCCTTCGCCTCCTGCCTGACCCAGATCTACAACTCGGGCCTGCGCGAGGCGAGCTGCGCCGACCCGGCGAGCACCGGACAGCCGGTGCTCCAGCCCGCCGCCTGGGACGACCTCTTCACGCCCCTGCGCGGCGAGGCGACGGCCGCCTGCCTGGACGCCCCCGCCTCCGTCACCCGTAACAACACCGGGGTCACCGGCTGGGAGTGCCACGGCGGGCGCAACCAGGGCTGGTGGTACGACTCCGCCACGAAGAACCTGCGCACCGAACTGAGCCACGACCGCTGCCTGGACGTACCGGGCGCCGACTACAAGGCGGGCGCGGCCCTCATCCTCTACAACTGCTCCGGCGCCGCCAACCAGCAGTTCGTCCACCAGTCGGGCACCCTGAGCCCGGCCGCGGCGACGGGCCTGTGCGCGACCCTCGCGGGCGCCCACGACCCGCTGAGGCTGCAACCCTGCGACGGCAGCGCGAACCAGCGCTTCGCGTAA